From a region of the Constantimarinum furrinae genome:
- a CDS encoding bifunctional alpha/beta hydrolase/OsmC family protein, translating to MKIEKVKFQNKEGDSLVGRLELPADQKPHNFALFAHCFTCNKNLLAVKNISRALTSEGIGVLRFDFTGLGESEGEFAETNFSGNIEDLIAAANFLKVNYAAPTLLIGHSLGGAAVIYAAEALKNISAVVTIGAPSNPVHVKHLFKDSVNTIEQDGHATVSISGRAFTIKDQFLDDLEKRSLPKCVKSLRKAILIMHSPQDEIVGIKNAEELYIAAHHPKSFISLNGADHLLSKKEDSLYAGRVIAGWASRYVTIPEPINIRSRHDVVASLSDDTLFTTQMKVGDHYMLADEPESVGGNNFGPNPYELVSAGLSACTAMTIQMYARRKKWNISNVEVHTSYSKDHAYDCENCEDPMTKIDTFNREIKFEGILDDKQKKRLLQIADKCPVHKTLHSKTQILTRLLE from the coding sequence ATGAAGATTGAAAAGGTTAAATTTCAGAATAAAGAAGGAGATTCACTGGTTGGTCGTTTGGAGCTACCTGCCGACCAAAAGCCTCATAATTTTGCGCTGTTTGCGCACTGTTTTACCTGTAATAAAAACCTGCTTGCAGTAAAAAATATAAGCAGAGCACTAACTTCGGAAGGAATTGGTGTATTGCGTTTTGATTTTACAGGTTTGGGCGAAAGTGAAGGCGAGTTTGCTGAAACGAATTTTTCGGGCAATATTGAAGATTTGATCGCTGCTGCAAATTTCTTAAAAGTTAATTATGCTGCTCCTACCCTGCTCATAGGGCATTCTTTGGGAGGAGCTGCTGTTATCTATGCGGCCGAAGCACTCAAAAACATAAGTGCGGTAGTCACTATTGGTGCTCCCAGCAACCCTGTCCATGTAAAACATCTATTCAAGGACAGTGTGAATACTATTGAGCAGGACGGGCATGCGACAGTTTCTATAAGCGGCAGAGCGTTTACAATTAAGGATCAGTTTTTAGATGATCTTGAAAAACGTTCCTTACCCAAATGTGTCAAATCATTGCGAAAGGCAATACTTATTATGCATTCACCACAAGACGAAATTGTTGGAATAAAAAATGCTGAAGAATTATATATTGCCGCGCATCACCCAAAAAGTTTTATCTCTCTCAACGGAGCCGATCATCTACTTTCCAAAAAGGAAGATTCGCTTTATGCCGGAAGAGTTATTGCCGGGTGGGCTTCCAGATATGTAACTATTCCTGAACCTATAAATATTAGATCCCGGCACGATGTGGTTGCCAGTTTAAGTGATGACACCTTGTTTACTACTCAAATGAAGGTAGGTGATCACTATATGCTGGCCGATGAGCCCGAAAGCGTGGGAGGTAATAATTTTGGACCAAACCCTTATGAGTTAGTTTCGGCAGGACTATCTGCCTGTACCGCCATGACGATTCAAATGTATGCCCGACGAAAAAAGTGGAATATCTCTAATGTTGAAGTTCACACCAGTTATTCTAAGGATCATGCCTATGATTGTGAAAATTGTGAAGACCCAATGACAAAGATCGACACCTTTAACAGAGAAATAAAATTTGAAGGTATTCTGGACGATAAGCAAAAGAAAAGACTGCTTCAAATAGCCGATAAATGTCCGGTTCATAAAACGCTACACAGTAAGACTCAGATATTAACGCGATTGTTAGAATAA
- a CDS encoding DUF2490 domain-containing protein, with protein sequence MQQTLKCLLVAVLVSFNTLSAQDRGDNKLGAWYVYFGTNTISDRFSIHTELQYNVYEVTSNFEQFWAITALNYHLNERTVLSAGYGYFEGDPTFLDTPGEENTTEHRLFEQFILRNQLGKLNIQHRYRIEHRFISTPMDHITRQRFRYRLQLTYPLSEKWFVNAFDEIFLDFEEPVFNQNRLYGALGYKIGKGIKLQAGYMKIHFPGINFDRLQLVLTINTDLRKKQKPTTTNED encoded by the coding sequence ATGCAACAGACTTTGAAATGTTTGTTGGTCGCTGTGCTTGTCTCATTCAATACACTAAGTGCCCAGGATCGCGGAGATAATAAATTAGGAGCCTGGTATGTTTATTTCGGAACGAATACGATTAGTGATCGCTTCAGCATTCATACCGAATTACAATACAACGTTTATGAGGTAACTTCCAATTTTGAACAGTTTTGGGCCATTACCGCTCTTAATTATCATTTAAATGAAAGGACGGTACTTTCAGCGGGATACGGTTATTTTGAAGGTGATCCTACTTTTTTAGATACACCAGGAGAGGAAAACACCACAGAGCATAGGTTATTTGAACAATTTATCCTGAGGAATCAGCTAGGTAAGTTAAATATTCAGCACAGATACAGGATAGAACACCGGTTTATTAGTACACCAATGGATCATATAACCCGACAACGATTCAGATATAGATTACAATTAACTTATCCGTTAAGTGAAAAGTGGTTTGTTAATGCTTTTGATGAAATCTTTCTAGATTTTGAGGAGCCTGTCTTTAATCAGAATCGACTTTATGGAGCTTTAGGATATAAAATCGGCAAGGGTATTAAGCTTCAGGCAGGCTATATGAAAATTCATTTTCCGGGGATTAATTTCGACAGACTGCAGTTAGTTTTAACTATTAACACCGACTTACGTAAAAAGCAAAAACCGACGACAACGAATGAAGATTGA